A single window of Desulfovibrio sp. G11 DNA harbors:
- the dapF gene encoding diaminopimelate epimerase gives MAVALRFTKMQGIGNDYVYINGFQERIDSPGELARKISDRHFGIGSDGLVLILPSATADVRMRMFNADGSESEMCGNAVRCVGKYVYDHGIQVKDVITVETRAGVKIVRLLFEAGKVCGATVDMGEPELHPARIPVLTETSGDGSQQRFVARPVDVNGQLYEITAVSMGNPHAVIFMKGIDDLDLPRIGPRFEHHPLFPKRTNTEFAEVISSTKVRMRVWERGAGETLACGTGACAVAVACVLNGYAGRDVEVELKGGSLHIHWDEASNHVYMTGGAVTVFSGEYYI, from the coding sequence ATGGCTGTGGCATTGCGCTTTACGAAGATGCAGGGCATCGGCAATGACTATGTTTATATCAACGGCTTTCAAGAGCGTATTGACAGCCCGGGAGAGCTCGCCAGAAAAATCAGTGATCGGCATTTCGGCATCGGGTCTGACGGGCTTGTGCTTATTTTGCCATCAGCGACGGCCGATGTGCGCATGCGTATGTTCAATGCTGACGGCTCTGAATCGGAAATGTGCGGCAACGCAGTGCGTTGCGTGGGAAAATATGTTTATGATCACGGCATACAGGTCAAAGACGTTATCACGGTAGAAACCCGCGCGGGCGTCAAGATTGTTCGCCTGCTGTTTGAAGCGGGAAAAGTTTGCGGTGCGACTGTCGATATGGGGGAACCTGAACTGCATCCTGCCAGAATTCCTGTACTCACCGAAACCTCCGGAGACGGCAGCCAGCAGCGTTTTGTGGCCCGCCCCGTGGACGTAAACGGTCAACTATACGAAATAACAGCTGTATCGATGGGCAATCCTCACGCCGTCATTTTTATGAAGGGTATTGACGACCTTGATCTTCCCCGTATCGGGCCGCGTTTTGAACATCACCCTTTGTTCCCAAAACGCACCAATACGGAGTTTGCGGAGGTCATCTCTTCCACCAAGGTGCGCATGCGCGTTTGGGAGCGCGGAGCAGGCGAAACGCTTGCCTGCGGAACCGGAGCCTGCGCCGTTGCCGTTGCCTGCGTGCTGAACGGGTACGCCGGGCGTGATGTGGAGGTGGAGCTTAAGGGCGGTTCCTTACATATCCACTGGGATGAAGCCAGTAACCACGTATACATGACCGGCGGCGCGGTGACCGTTTTTTCCGGCGAATACTACATTTGA
- a CDS encoding LL-diaminopimelate aminotransferase, whose translation MATVNSNFLKLQSNYLFADIARKVTAFKNANPDRRVISLGIGDVTRPLPSAVIQALHKAVDEMGDATLFRGYGPEQGYAFLRDVIMQYDYKVRGVTLAPDEIFVSDGAKPDVGNFQELFAQDSIVAVTDPVYPVYVDSNVMAGRSGEIKDSQWSRIVYLPCIKENDFVPDFPAVRPDMIYLCYPNNPTGTVLSRAALQGWVEYARREGCVILYDSAYEAFITEADIPHSIYEIDGAEEVAVEFRSFSKTAGFTGLRCAYTVVPKALRISDGKSGSVSLNALWNRRQCTKYNGCPYIVQRAAEAVYSERGQSEIMGIIAGYQRNATMLRTAASEMGFAVYGGVNAPYIWLRVPDNTDSWGFFDRLLQQAGLVCTPGAGFGISGEGYVRLTAFGSPEDTEEAIHRLRSLC comes from the coding sequence ATGGCTACCGTAAACAGCAATTTTCTCAAACTCCAGAGCAATTATCTTTTTGCGGACATCGCCCGTAAGGTTACGGCTTTTAAGAATGCCAACCCCGACAGGCGCGTGATCAGCCTGGGCATAGGCGATGTTACACGTCCCTTGCCGTCTGCTGTCATCCAGGCTTTGCACAAGGCCGTGGATGAAATGGGTGATGCTACGCTTTTTCGCGGATATGGTCCAGAACAGGGGTATGCTTTTTTGCGTGACGTCATTATGCAGTATGACTACAAGGTGCGTGGCGTTACCCTTGCCCCCGACGAAATATTCGTCAGCGATGGCGCGAAACCCGATGTGGGAAATTTTCAGGAGCTTTTCGCTCAGGACAGCATCGTGGCAGTTACCGACCCGGTGTACCCGGTATATGTCGACTCCAATGTTATGGCAGGGCGTTCGGGCGAAATAAAGGACAGTCAGTGGAGCAGAATTGTCTATCTGCCGTGCATAAAAGAAAATGACTTCGTGCCGGACTTTCCTGCCGTCCGGCCGGATATGATCTATCTTTGCTATCCCAATAATCCTACAGGCACGGTGCTTTCACGTGCGGCTTTGCAAGGATGGGTGGAGTACGCCAGACGCGAGGGTTGCGTTATTCTGTATGATTCCGCCTATGAAGCTTTTATCACCGAAGCTGACATTCCTCACAGCATTTACGAAATTGATGGTGCGGAAGAAGTTGCAGTGGAGTTTCGCAGCTTTTCAAAAACCGCCGGATTTACCGGCCTGCGCTGCGCCTATACCGTGGTACCCAAGGCTCTGCGCATCAGTGACGGCAAGAGCGGCTCTGTAAGCCTGAACGCGCTTTGGAATCGTCGTCAATGCACCAAGTACAACGGTTGCCCCTATATTGTGCAGCGTGCCGCCGAAGCCGTGTATAGCGAACGGGGACAAAGTGAAATCATGGGGATCATTGCAGGTTATCAACGCAATGCCACCATGTTGCGCACGGCGGCAAGTGAAATGGGTTTTGCCGTATACGGTGGCGTGAACGCTCCCTATATCTGGTTACGTGTGCCTGACAACACAGATTCCTGGGGATTTTTTGACAGGCTGCTGCAGCAGGCAGGGCTGGTCTGCACTCCGGGCGCAGGTTTTGGCATTTCGGGCGAGGGCTATGTGCGCCTGACGGCATTCGGCTCGCCTGAAGATACGGAAGAAGCCATACATAGGCTGCGCTCCCTGTGCTGA
- a CDS encoding IS4 family transposase has protein sequence MSHHNTLFSQMLSLIPRHVFQKLEHRHKVGRASRKFGFKEQFTAMAFIQLAARRSMRDGLRCLAAAGNRLYHWGLKNVPRSTFADANNSRPVGFFKDLFAEMYGLCQPHAPRHKFRFKCKLYSMDATTISLCLSVFPWASFRRNKAGVKVNTVLDHDGYIPAFVDISNAKTHESRMAKSLSLPKGSIVTFDKGYIAYSWFQLLATKGIFFVTRLKDNAVFKLLERRPVNRKTGVTSDHIIEVKNSRGKTLRLRRIGYRDAKTGKRYEFLTNHFRLSAKTIADIYKERWQIEIFFREVKQNLHIKSFVGRSENAVLIQIYTALTVYLLMAYQKILSKLKLSVQQLFELICVNLFGKDSLEELLKPRRSKTQNSYSLSLLAMVA, from the coding sequence ATGAGTCACCATAATACACTTTTCTCCCAGATGCTATCTCTGATTCCCAGACATGTTTTTCAAAAGCTCGAACACCGGCACAAAGTAGGGCGGGCCTCACGCAAATTCGGCTTCAAGGAGCAGTTCACCGCCATGGCCTTTATTCAGCTTGCCGCGAGGCGTTCCATGCGTGACGGGCTCCGGTGTCTGGCTGCCGCCGGAAACCGCCTGTACCATTGGGGCCTGAAAAACGTGCCCCGCTCGACTTTCGCCGACGCCAACAATTCAAGGCCCGTGGGCTTTTTCAAGGACTTGTTCGCTGAAATGTACGGACTTTGCCAGCCGCATGCGCCTCGTCACAAATTTCGCTTCAAGTGCAAACTGTACAGCATGGACGCTACCACCATCAGCCTTTGCCTGTCCGTCTTCCCCTGGGCATCGTTCCGGCGGAACAAAGCCGGGGTGAAGGTAAATACCGTGCTTGATCACGATGGCTACATCCCTGCCTTCGTCGATATCAGCAATGCCAAAACCCACGAAAGCCGCATGGCCAAAAGCCTTTCGCTGCCAAAAGGCTCCATTGTGACCTTTGACAAAGGCTATATAGCCTATTCCTGGTTTCAGCTTTTGGCGACAAAGGGCATCTTCTTCGTCACGCGCCTCAAAGATAACGCCGTATTCAAGCTGCTGGAACGCCGTCCTGTCAATCGTAAAACAGGCGTCACCTCTGACCATATTATCGAAGTGAAAAACAGTCGGGGAAAAACCTTGCGCTTACGCCGAATAGGCTACAGGGATGCCAAAACCGGGAAGCGTTACGAGTTCTTGACCAACCACTTTCGCCTGTCAGCGAAAACCATTGCCGACATTTACAAAGAGCGCTGGCAAATCGAAATATTCTTCCGTGAAGTCAAACAAAATCTGCACATCAAAAGCTTTGTCGGGCGCTCTGAGAACGCTGTGCTCATCCAAATTTACACGGCCCTGACAGTGTATTTGCTCATGGCGTACCAAAAAATCCTGAGCAAACTTAAGCTGTCGGTGCAGCAATTATTCGAGCTCATTTGCGTGAATTTGTTCGGCAAAGACTCCCTGGAAGAACTCCTGAAACCGCGAAGATCAAAAACTCAAAACTCTTACAGTCTCAGCCTATTAGCTATGGTTGCTTAG
- a CDS encoding IS4 family transposase — MPHKEILDLSHHTTLFSQLLSLIPGHVFEKLERKHKTGRSSRQFGFKEQFTVMAFIQLAARRSLRDGLRALEAAKRRLYHLGLKSVARSTVADANNSRPVEFFKDLFAEMYGLCHLRAPRHKFRFKCKLYSMDATTISLCLSIFPWASFRRNKAGVKVNTVLDHDGYIPAFLDINNAKTHESRMAKSLSLPKGSIVTFDKGYICYSWFRMLTAKGIFFVTRLKSNAAYKLVDRRAVDRKTGVTSDHIIDVSSRGKTTRLRRIGYRDAKTGKRYEFLTNHFRLSAKTIADIYKERWQIEIFFREVKQNLHIKSFVGRSENAVHIQIYTALTVYLLLAYQKFLSKLGLSVQQLFELICLNLFGKDSLEELLNPRRRKTINTYSYSLLAMGA; from the coding sequence TTGCCACACAAGGAGATTTTGGACTTGAGCCATCATACTACACTCTTCTCTCAACTGCTATCCCTGATACCGGGACATGTTTTTGAAAAACTCGAACGCAAGCACAAAACTGGCCGCTCTTCACGCCAATTTGGATTCAAGGAGCAATTCACCGTCATGGCCTTTATCCAACTCGCTGCAAGGCGCTCTTTACGCGATGGGCTTCGCGCCTTGGAGGCGGCCAAGAGACGGCTGTATCACCTCGGCTTGAAATCAGTAGCGCGTTCCACGGTTGCCGATGCCAACAATTCAAGGCCTGTGGAATTTTTCAAAGACCTGTTCGCTGAAATGTATGGCCTGTGCCATCTTCGTGCGCCTCGTCACAAATTCCGCTTCAAGTGCAAGCTGTACAGCATGGACGCCACCACCATCAGCCTATGCCTGTCCATCTTTCCCTGGGCGTCGTTCCGGCGGAACAAGGCTGGCGTGAAAGTAAATACCGTGCTTGACCACGATGGCTACATTCCCGCTTTTCTCGATATCAACAATGCCAAAACCCACGAAAGCCGCATGGCCAAAAGTCTTTCATTGCCAAAGGGTTCCATCGTCACCTTCGATAAAGGCTATATCTGCTATTCCTGGTTTCGCATGTTGACCGCGAAGGGCATTTTCTTCGTAACCCGACTGAAGAGCAATGCTGCCTATAAGCTCGTTGATCGCCGCGCCGTAGACCGGAAAACCGGGGTCACGTCCGATCACATCATTGACGTGAGCAGCCGGGGAAAAACCACTCGTCTACGCAGAATCGGCTATCGCGATGCGAAAACCGGCAAACGGTACGAATTTTTGACCAACCATTTCCGCCTGTCCGCCAAGACAATTGCTGATATCTATAAAGAACGCTGGCAAATTGAAATATTCTTCCGCGAAGTCAAACAAAATCTGCATATTAAAAGCTTTGTCGGGCGCTCGGAGAATGCGGTGCACATCCAGATTTATACGGCCCTGACCGTGTATTTACTCCTGGCCTATCAGAAATTCCTGAGCAAGCTTGGGCTGTCGGTGCAACAACTCTTCGAGCTCATTTGCTTGAATCTGTTCGGCAAGGATTCTCTGGAAGAACTTCTGAATCCACGAAGACGAAAAACTATAAACACCTATAGTTATAGCCTGTTAGCTATGGGTGCTTAA